Proteins found in one Allorhizobium pseudoryzae genomic segment:
- a CDS encoding DUF2460 domain-containing protein, which translates to MSFHEVRFPLRLALGVTGGPVRRTDIVSLSNGRENRNARWRQARRSFDAGSGMKSVADLYEVLAFFEARRGQLYGFRFRDPIDFASAGPLQSVRPTDQLIGTGDGATQSFQLVKTYADGGGGVVRTIAKPVSGTVVLALNGAAVPSDRYSVNTATGVVTFGAGHVPGPGAEIRAGYEFDVPVRFDTDRIEVNLSAFQAGRIPAIPLTEILP; encoded by the coding sequence ATGAGCTTTCACGAGGTGCGTTTTCCGCTGCGCCTGGCGCTGGGGGTGACCGGCGGGCCGGTGCGGCGCACCGATATCGTCAGCCTGTCGAACGGCCGCGAGAACCGCAATGCCCGCTGGCGGCAGGCGCGACGGAGCTTTGATGCCGGCTCCGGCATGAAGTCGGTGGCCGATCTCTACGAGGTGCTGGCCTTTTTCGAGGCGCGTCGCGGCCAGCTTTACGGGTTCCGCTTTCGCGACCCGATCGATTTTGCCTCTGCCGGACCGCTGCAGAGCGTGCGGCCGACCGATCAGCTGATCGGCACGGGTGACGGAGCGACCCAGAGCTTTCAGCTGGTAAAAACCTATGCCGATGGCGGCGGTGGTGTGGTGCGGACCATCGCCAAGCCCGTGTCCGGTACGGTGGTGCTGGCGCTGAACGGGGCCGCGGTGCCGAGTGATCGCTACAGTGTCAATACGGCGACGGGTGTCGTGACGTTCGGGGCCGGCCATGTGCCGGGGCCGGGAGCGGAGATCCGCGCCGGTTATGAATTCGACGTGCCGGTGCGTTTCGATACGGACCGGATCGAGGTCAATCTCTCGGCTTTTCAGGCAGGGCGCATTCCGGCCATTCCATTGACGGAGATCCTGCCATGA
- a CDS encoding type II toxin-antitoxin system VapB family antitoxin encodes MALSIRDSETERLARALAAATGESVAIATRKALEERLSRLPETPPAPAERLAERLAASRRRFAALPVLDPRTPDEILGYDEQSGTPS; translated from the coding sequence GTGGCATTGAGCATCAGGGATTCCGAAACGGAGCGTCTGGCCCGTGCCCTTGCTGCGGCAACGGGAGAAAGCGTCGCCATTGCCACCCGCAAAGCTCTCGAGGAACGTCTCAGCCGCCTCCCCGAAACGCCACCGGCGCCAGCGGAGCGTTTGGCGGAGCGACTGGCGGCAAGTCGTCGCCGGTTTGCGGCCTTGCCTGTGCTCGATCCCCGTACGCCGGACGAAATTCTCGGATATGACGAGCAGTCCGGAACACCATCCTGA
- a CDS encoding rcc01693 family protein has product MSAAAGAATPGEDRFWPAIQHLGLCLLRLPTQTFWALTPGEILAMAGACRPQRAGLQRGDLMALMAAFPDGPVRGPE; this is encoded by the coding sequence TTGAGTGCCGCAGCGGGTGCGGCGACGCCAGGCGAGGATCGCTTCTGGCCGGCGATCCAGCATCTGGGGCTTTGCCTGCTGCGGCTTCCAACGCAGACCTTCTGGGCGCTGACGCCCGGTGAAATTCTGGCCATGGCCGGGGCCTGCCGACCGCAGCGCGCGGGCCTGCAGCGCGGTGATCTCATGGCGCTGATGGCGGCCTTTCCGGACGGCCCGGTTCGCGGGCCCGAGTGA
- a CDS encoding phage tail tape measure protein produces the protein MAQDNLSVPFAETLADSEALARSLSDLETRSGRFGTALSGALKSATLSGKSLEDVLQGLGNRLTDIALSAALKPLEGAVSSAASSLVGSLGSVTAFADGGVVRSPSLFPMEGNRLGLMGEAGAEAILPLARGADGTLGVAMTGGGEGTTAPIIFNVTAADAASFRKSEGQISAMLARSVSRGRRGL, from the coding sequence ATGGCGCAAGACAATCTGTCCGTGCCCTTTGCCGAGACGCTGGCGGACAGCGAGGCGTTGGCCCGCAGCCTGAGCGACCTCGAAACGCGCTCCGGCCGGTTTGGCACGGCGCTGAGCGGGGCGCTGAAATCCGCCACGCTGAGCGGCAAGAGCCTTGAGGACGTGCTGCAGGGGCTGGGCAACCGGCTGACCGACATTGCGCTCTCGGCGGCGCTGAAGCCGCTCGAAGGCGCGGTGTCCTCGGCGGCGAGTTCGCTTGTCGGTTCGCTGGGTTCCGTCACCGCCTTTGCCGATGGCGGGGTGGTCCGCAGCCCGAGCCTGTTTCCGATGGAGGGCAATCGTCTTGGCCTGATGGGCGAGGCGGGGGCGGAGGCGATCCTGCCCCTGGCGCGCGGCGCGGATGGAACGCTGGGGGTGGCGATGACCGGTGGTGGCGAGGGGACGACTGCGCCCATCATCTTCAACGTGACGGCGGCCGATGCCGCAAGCTTCCGCAAGAGCGAGGGGCAGATTTCCGCCATGCTGGCGCGCAGCGTCTCGCGCGGCCGGCGCGGGCTTTGA
- a CDS encoding phage major tail protein, TP901-1 family, translated as MVAQAGKDLLLKVESGGSWTTVAGLRSKRLAFNAEAVDVTDAESAGRWRELLGGAGVQRASISGAGLFKDQASDQLVRSAFFAGTILSWQVLIPAFGTVSGAFQITALDYSGEYNGEVRFEIALESAGLLTFGAL; from the coding sequence ATGGTGGCGCAGGCGGGCAAAGATCTTTTGCTGAAGGTGGAGAGTGGCGGCAGCTGGACGACCGTGGCGGGGCTGCGCTCCAAGCGGCTGGCCTTCAATGCCGAGGCGGTGGATGTGACGGATGCCGAAAGCGCCGGGCGCTGGCGCGAGCTTCTGGGCGGGGCGGGCGTGCAGCGGGCTTCGATCTCCGGGGCGGGCCTCTTCAAGGACCAGGCCTCCGACCAGCTGGTGCGCTCCGCCTTCTTCGCCGGGACGATCCTCTCCTGGCAGGTGCTGATCCCGGCCTTCGGCACGGTGAGCGGCGCCTTCCAGATCACGGCGCTCGACTATTCTGGCGAATACAATGGCGAGGTGCGCTTCGAAATCGCGCTTGAATCCGCCGGTCTCCTGACCTTCGGGGCGCTCTGA
- a CDS encoding gene transfer agent family protein, whose amino-acid sequence MTGRGEPNEFGRANRRRGEVEAAIDGERRILCLTLGALAELETAFGVPDLSALAARFSAGRVTATDLTRVMAAGLRGGGNRISDDEVAAMHVEGGVAACVAIVGDLLEAAFGTTDVSRRP is encoded by the coding sequence ATGACGGGGCGGGGCGAGCCGAACGAGTTTGGCCGCGCCAACCGGCGGCGCGGCGAGGTGGAGGCGGCGATCGACGGCGAGCGGCGCATTCTCTGCCTGACGCTGGGGGCGCTGGCCGAGCTGGAAACGGCGTTCGGCGTGCCGGACCTTAGCGCGCTGGCGGCCCGGTTTTCCGCCGGTCGGGTGACGGCCACGGATCTGACGCGGGTGATGGCCGCCGGCCTGCGCGGTGGCGGAAACCGGATCTCTGACGACGAGGTGGCCGCCATGCATGTGGAGGGCGGGGTGGCGGCCTGTGTTGCGATCGTCGGTGATCTTCTGGAGGCGGCTTTCGGCACGACGGATGTTTCCCGCCGCCCTTGA
- a CDS encoding NlpC/P60 family protein: protein MTRETTIDGARVTALAESWIGTPYRHQGATKGVGCDCIGLVRGIWRELYGVEPEAVPPYAPDWAERSGEERLLQAAARLLGPPLVLEAMQPGDLLLFRWRSDCAAKHAGILAGGACFIHAYEQASVIRSALVPSWRRRIAAVHRFPARLTR from the coding sequence ATGACACGCGAGACGACGATCGATGGGGCGAGGGTCACGGCGCTGGCGGAAAGCTGGATCGGCACGCCCTATCGCCACCAGGGGGCGACGAAGGGTGTCGGCTGTGATTGCATCGGCCTCGTGCGCGGGATCTGGCGTGAACTTTATGGCGTCGAACCGGAGGCCGTGCCGCCTTACGCGCCGGACTGGGCGGAGCGATCCGGCGAGGAACGGCTGCTGCAGGCCGCCGCTCGTCTCTTGGGTCCGCCCCTGGTGCTGGAGGCGATGCAGCCGGGTGACCTTTTGCTCTTCCGCTGGCGCAGCGATTGTGCCGCCAAACATGCCGGCATTCTGGCAGGAGGCGCCTGCTTCATCCATGCTTATGAACAGGCTTCTGTCATCCGCTCCGCGCTGGTGCCCTCCTGGCGGCGCAGGATTGCCGCAGTCCACCGCTTTCCGGCTCGCCTGACGCGTTGA
- a CDS encoding MFS transporter, translated as MFLPPRLRLIASLALCQIIGWGTGFDMLAVLGPRIGPEIGLSNPAVFAGLAVMMITVGLAGPAVGRLLQRQGAAKTLARGSGLFALALLLLSLCQHPVAYYGAWLLMGFAGSLSLSTPTYAAVVEREGADGKRIIALLMIFTGLSATVFWPVSTWLVSMLGWRQTLLVFAALHLIVCLPLHLFALPKPNRTGNAKDADEMPPVQLSPPERRLAFLLVACGTSIAAFVSFGFSPTFLQLLAHAGATPELALQLGAARGVIAISARAVDFAVGRRGSAILTALIGIGAMLLSFVLMMALSGTPPVLIAFTVLYSLGSGIMAVARAVLPLSVFSARDYGLQAARLSLPQNVAIALAPMLFAALLDAGGVELALSGAVTLITIAFVALLALGRLARRRAKAFSIPSRP; from the coding sequence GTGTTTCTCCCGCCCCGCCTGCGCCTGATCGCCAGCCTCGCCCTTTGCCAGATCATCGGCTGGGGCACGGGCTTCGATATGCTCGCCGTTCTCGGTCCCCGCATCGGGCCGGAGATCGGCCTGTCGAACCCGGCCGTCTTTGCCGGTCTCGCGGTCATGATGATCACGGTGGGGCTCGCCGGCCCCGCCGTCGGTCGGCTGTTGCAGCGCCAGGGGGCGGCAAAAACGCTGGCGCGAGGCTCCGGCCTGTTTGCGCTCGCCCTTTTGCTCCTCAGCCTCTGCCAACATCCGGTCGCCTATTATGGCGCCTGGCTGCTGATGGGGTTCGCCGGATCGCTGTCGCTCTCCACGCCCACCTATGCCGCCGTCGTCGAACGCGAAGGGGCCGATGGCAAACGCATCATCGCGCTTCTGATGATCTTCACCGGGCTCTCGGCCACCGTCTTCTGGCCGGTCAGCACCTGGCTCGTCTCAATGCTTGGCTGGCGCCAGACACTGCTGGTCTTCGCCGCGCTGCACCTCATCGTCTGCCTGCCTCTACACCTCTTTGCCCTGCCGAAACCGAACCGCACGGGGAACGCGAAGGACGCGGATGAAATGCCGCCCGTCCAGCTCTCGCCGCCGGAAAGGCGCCTGGCCTTCCTGCTGGTCGCCTGCGGCACCTCGATTGCGGCCTTCGTCTCTTTCGGCTTTTCGCCCACCTTCCTGCAATTGCTCGCCCATGCCGGTGCCACGCCGGAGCTCGCGCTGCAGCTTGGTGCGGCGCGCGGCGTCATCGCCATTTCGGCGCGGGCGGTGGATTTTGCCGTCGGCCGGCGGGGCAGCGCCATCCTCACCGCGCTGATCGGCATCGGCGCAATGCTCCTGTCCTTCGTGCTGATGATGGCTTTGTCGGGCACGCCGCCGGTGCTGATCGCCTTTACCGTGCTCTACAGCCTCGGCTCCGGCATCATGGCGGTGGCGCGTGCGGTGCTGCCGCTCTCGGTGTTTTCGGCGCGGGACTACGGCCTGCAGGCCGCCCGCCTCTCCTTGCCGCAGAATGTCGCGATCGCGCTCGCCCCGATGCTGTTTGCCGCGCTGCTCGATGCCGGCGGCGTGGAACTGGCGCTCTCCGGCGCCGTCACCCTCATCACGATTGCCTTCGTCGCCCTCCTGGCGCTCGGTCGTCTCGCCCGCAGGCGTGCCAAGGCTTTCTCTATTCCGTCACGGCCCTGA
- a CDS encoding DUF2163 domain-containing protein, with amino-acid sequence MRSLPTALATHLAGDATTTCHAWRVVRRDGAVLGSTDHDVDLWVDGTLCRAASGFAAGETEAGEGFAAASGEVAGGFSSAAITAEDLSAGRYDGARVNLYLVNWTDPLQAVLLAVREIGEVTRAGDRFSAELRSIAHRLDQPQGRLYNRRCDADLGDSRCRVDLSGWRAAGTVAAVEDRSHVRFAGLAGFAAGFFDGGTLELSGHRHAIDRHQRLNDGTARLTLWLPLEALPALGETAVVTAGCDKRFATCKARFGNGLNFRGFPHVPGTDFSYSYADGERLHDGGPIFE; translated from the coding sequence ATGAGGTCGCTTCCGACAGCGCTTGCCACCCATCTTGCGGGCGATGCGACGACCACCTGCCATGCCTGGCGCGTTGTTCGGCGTGATGGCGCGGTGTTGGGCTCTACCGATCACGACGTGGATCTTTGGGTGGACGGCACGCTCTGCCGCGCCGCAAGCGGATTTGCCGCGGGCGAGACCGAGGCGGGTGAGGGCTTTGCCGCCGCGAGCGGCGAGGTGGCGGGCGGCTTTTCCAGCGCGGCGATTACGGCGGAGGATCTGTCCGCCGGCCGCTATGACGGCGCGCGCGTCAACCTCTATCTCGTCAATTGGACGGATCCTTTGCAGGCGGTGCTGCTGGCCGTGCGGGAGATCGGCGAGGTGACGCGCGCGGGCGACCGGTTTTCCGCCGAGCTGCGCAGCATTGCCCATCGGCTCGACCAGCCGCAGGGCCGGCTTTACAACCGCCGCTGTGATGCGGATCTGGGAGACAGCCGCTGCCGCGTCGATCTTTCCGGTTGGCGCGCAGCAGGCACGGTGGCCGCCGTGGAAGATCGCAGCCACGTGAGGTTTGCAGGACTTGCCGGTTTTGCCGCGGGTTTTTTCGATGGCGGCACGCTGGAACTGTCTGGCCACAGACATGCCATCGACCGCCATCAGAGGCTGAATGACGGCACGGCGCGGCTGACGCTCTGGCTGCCGCTGGAGGCGTTGCCGGCTTTGGGCGAGACGGCCGTGGTCACCGCCGGCTGCGACAAGCGCTTTGCCACCTGCAAGGCGCGCTTCGGCAACGGGCTGAATTTTCGCGGTTTCCCGCACGTGCCGGGGACGGATTTCAGCTATTCCTATGCGGATGGCGAGCGGCTGCATGACGGCGGGCCGATCTTCGAATGA
- a CDS encoding type II toxin-antitoxin system VapC family toxin, giving the protein MVIDSSAITAILANEADAESLERRLLADPVRLISAANFLELAIVIEAKFGDAGAKELNTWFELAAVNIVPVDAALADVARQAWRRFGKGRHAAALNFGDCFSYAMAKAHNQPLLFKGNDFSQTDIPAA; this is encoded by the coding sequence ATGGTGATCGACAGCTCTGCCATCACCGCCATTCTTGCCAATGAAGCAGATGCGGAGTCGCTGGAGCGGCGCCTTCTCGCAGATCCGGTTCGTCTGATCTCGGCAGCCAATTTCCTGGAGCTGGCCATCGTGATCGAAGCAAAGTTCGGAGACGCTGGCGCGAAGGAGTTGAACACCTGGTTCGAACTGGCTGCCGTCAATATCGTGCCCGTGGATGCAGCACTGGCAGATGTGGCGCGGCAGGCATGGCGCAGGTTTGGCAAGGGGCGCCATGCGGCGGCGCTCAACTTCGGAGACTGCTTTTCCTATGCTATGGCCAAGGCCCACAACCAGCCCCTGCTGTTCAAGGGAAACGATTTCAGCCAGACCGATATTCCCGCGGCATGA